The sequence CAGGGCTCCGGCCAGGATTATTCCGGCGACGGTCATGTCACGTGCTCCGAAGGACGGTCCGCCTCACTCAACCCGTACAGACGGCCCTCCCGGCCGCGAAGGCCCGCAGGTTCACCTCGACGTACTTGTCCTTGACCTGACCCTTTATCGCCTCCCGCCAGTGCTTTTCGTCCAGGGGCAGGGCGGGGGAGAGGGCGCCCAGGAGCACGATGTTGGCCGCCCGCGGCTCGCCCACTTCCTGGGCGATTTTCGTCGCGTTGAAGAGCCAGTACCTCTTCGTGGCCCGCTTGAGTCGCTCGTCTATGTCGGCGGGGTACTCGAAGGCCCCGGAACTGACCGTCATGGGCCAGATTTCCAGGTCGTTGACCACTGCTACGCCCTGGCCCGGTTTGAGGTGGTCCAGCCAGCGCACCGCTTCGAGCCGCTCGAAACCCATGAGCACGTCGGCCTCGCCGCGGCAGATCAGGGGGCTTTTGACCTCCTCGCCGAAGCGGACGTCGGAGACCACGGAGCCGCCGCGCTGGCTCATGCCGTGGACCTCGGACTTCTTCACGTCGTAACCGGCCGCGAGCGCGGCCTCGGAGAGAACCTCGCTCGCCAGGAGCACCCCCTGGCCCCCCACGCCGCAGATTAAAACGTTCGTCATCGCCATGGGAACACTTCCTTTCGGGCGAACTAGACAAGGGGTTTCGCTAGAGGCATAGCTCGGTTCGCCGGGGGCGTAGCTCGCTTCGCTCGGTTCGCTCGGTTAAACCCCTTACCACCAGAAACGGAGCCGGCTAAATCTTGTCGGCGCACCAGGAGCCTTTCCGCCCCGGGTCGTCGCTCACGCGGGTGACGGCATTGAACTTGCAGACCTGCTCGCACAGGCCGCAGCCCACGCAGAGGGAGTCGTCGAAGCGGGACTTCCCGTCGGTGCCCATGGGGGCGATGCCGGGGCAGCCCAGGCGGATGCAGGAGCGGCACTTGGTGCAGTTGTCCTCGTTGACGAAGTACTCGATTCGTTCCAGTTTTTTAGCCTCGGGCAACAGCGCGCAGGGGCTCTTGAAGATTATCACGGCGGGCTCTTCCACGGCGACGGCCTCCTTCAGGGTCCCCTTCACCGCCTCCAGGTCCAGGGGGTTCACCGTGCGCACCCACTTCACCCCGCAGGCCCGGACCAGCTGGTCGAAGTCGGCCTTCCACGTGGGCTCCATCCGCAGCGTCAGACCCGTTCCCGGGTTCTGCTGGTGGCCGGTCATGGCGGTGATGCGGTTATCCAGGATGCAGACCGTGGTGATGCCCCGGTTGTAGACGAGGTC is a genomic window of bacterium containing:
- a CDS encoding indolepyruvate oxidoreductase subunit beta, which encodes MAMTNVLICGVGGQGVLLASEVLSEAALAAGYDVKKSEVHGMSQRGGSVVSDVRFGEEVKSPLICRGEADVLMGFERLEAVRWLDHLKPGQGVAVVNDLEIWPMTVSSGAFEYPADIDERLKRATKRYWLFNATKIAQEVGEPRAANIVLLGALSPALPLDEKHWREAIKGQVKDKYVEVNLRAFAAGRAVCTG